The window aaaattatatctttgtttttggaaattgaaaattaaaattatgtagtGATATAAAACAGAGATGGTGTTCCACTGAAAAGATTTCTGAGAGAAGGAAAGGTTTActtgattaatttgaaattttttaacttgattaaatttctttacagtttaattatttatttaacttaagcatataaacatttaaaaacgaagaaatttaatcaaattaaaaattttaatcaagttaacaacttttttcttaatgtaaaTGCTCGTTACAAGATGGAACGAAAACAGTATatcaaaaaagaattatttaatgttgttAAAACCCTGCAAGTTGAGTTATCATGTACAGTTTTGATAAATGCAACACTTTTTGTTCGTAAGAGATCACAAAGTGTGTCACGCATGTACGATGGTAGAACTGCCAAAGCCTCAACAAATTTTGAACGCCTTGGTACTATTACTATTGTCAAACGCAAAGTGTTAATCACACCACTTAATTGCAGAGTAGCATGTATTCGGTCCATATATTGTACGATAACACGAATGTGATTTAACTGACTGAGGGGGGTGTAAATTTAGCGGTTCATGCAGGTACGAGGCGTGGGAGCTGGAGGAATTGTTTCCACGGCGTATTGTCTACTATACAAGCTTTTCACGCTGAGGCTAACCAGGAAACAACTGAATGGTCTTATTAATCATCCGGACTCGGCCTACATACGCGCCTTAGGATTCATGTATATTAGGTAAGTTTTATCTAATACATTTTGTCGTCTTAATATGCATATTGAACACATAACAGAATAACTTTGTCGTAGATCTATTTTCagaacatataatttttataaaaaatgtatatttggaTTAGTGGTCTCCAGGATTTGTAGTTTTGGGcttgaaattgaaatgtttTGGTGTTCATGCTGTTTCTACTATTGTTGTTTCATAGCTGTTTCTTTGTAGTGTGCGACTTGATCTCAGAGATGAGATTAATCTGAgattgttaacaatttttgaagTCATTAATAATCTCTTACAAATTATAGTAGGAAACTATTAGCagattaatacatattttgttttattataataaatttatatatgagtattaattttatatatgcatacttaaaatacatataacattacatcttttatacatattattatacatattacatatttgtgggtttataatacaatacataATACAACTCTGttgtattgaataataatattttatattgttaataatataccGTTAAACAGAAATTGatacgttaaaagtttttaacaaacttagtcaaacatttttaacaattttcctaAAAGCAAGCATTACGTGTTACGAGAAAATATTAACGAAATGAGAAGTAATGGTAGTAGGCATAAATGTTATAGCATCTTTCAGAAACTTGCTGGTACTAGCAGTACTAAGTGCTTGAAGTGTAATACTAATAAGGGAGTTATATACACTTTAAGCATTCAGTGCTGCTAGTGCCAGTGACTTTTTGCCAATGGAAGTCGCTATTAACACATTCAAACCCAAGATTACAAATTCTAAACAGCACTGATTTAGAAAACTTATTAGAAGctttattttggaaattagttatatttgtttgctagttgattttatttctgttttggaataattataacagaatcgaaaacttaaaaacaacataaaatgtcaattataaatcagttatacatatataaatctattaattttttatatctgtgataaaaaattaataatcatatatatagatgagtatacatatatggtaGTTAAGGAATAAATTTGCTTGGTTTAGTATAGATACACTAATCAAGGCTGCTACAAGTAGTCACTCGAATATCCTTCCAGTCCCTGCTAGACGGCTAGACTTGCGACGTTCAAGTCAAGCTATAAATTTGGTTACGATTATGATTATACATACGCAGTACAATTACGATTAGATACACACAGCCACCAGCAGACTTGTTCAGCTGGTACAGCGACTACCTGGAGGATGAGGAAGAGCTAGACGTGAAGGCAGGCGGCGGGCAGGTGATGAAAATGGGCGATATTCTTAAACAATTCCTCACCAAATTAGAGTGGTTCTCCACATTGTTTCCACGAATACCAGTACCGATACAAAAAGACTTGGAGCTGCGACTGGCCGAGCGTTTTCCACAACAGCAGGTGAACGCACGAAATGCCAAGCCGCCGATCACTCTTAACAGCAAGTACGGCAACAAGGATGGCCGTAAGGACAACGGTAACTTGACAGGGTCACGTAATCAGCAACCACGGCATATCCCCGACAACGAGACTCAATGGGGCGAAGCTGAGCGTATGAGTCAGTGGCGTGCCAGGTGCGTCCACGTGGTATGAATACAATGATCACGTTATTAATATGTTTGAacaaatacataaggattgttTCACAGATAACtttttgaaattcaaatatttttttacatattttgacacacacacacacacacacacacacacacacacacacacacacacacacacacacaacagttaattttaaaaattattgttctcATATTTTGttctgaaaaatataagaatagaggattgtttagaaaattattgtcttGAACGTATAGTTGTTGACTTAGcaaagagataaaatattaacaacctTTTTAAGCATAGAGTTTCACAATTGAGACAACCAATGTCATACTTCCGTTCGAACATGTCTCTTTGCAGAACTGATGAAGATCGTAAGGACAAAAATAGAGAGCGCGATCGGGAGCGCGAGAGATTACGAGAGCGTGATAGGGAAAGAGCTCGTGAGCGGGATCGCGAGAGAGACAGGTATAGCAGAAGGTCTAGCAGTCGTGACAGAAGCAGAAGACAAAGGGATCATAGGAGCCGTAGTAGAGACAAATCATATGGAGATCGGAGCAGGGATCGTCATCGTGACAGAGACCGACATCGGGAGAGGTAAGGATAAAAGTAAGGATttcttaaaagattaatagattatcgctatttttaaataaattagttaCATTAATACAGAATATAGAAAAAGcattagtattaaattaaaatcaatatattctatttaacaattattattttatatatgaatatagtttttgcttaaatattaaacagcgatcttgtatatattaggtgtacaaTTTTGCTTCCGCCGTTTTCCAATATATGGCTGTAGCGGTAAGTGGTGgtcgaaataaatagatcgtaGAAATCATACAATAAGCTTAGgcatttgtaaacataacgCCATTGAAATATTAGTCAATTTGTGTCTGCATCATAAAGTTATTCTCGATTGAAAATGTCAGCTTACGAGCCAAATTCTCGTCATTTGTGGGaggttttaatgttttgcttCAATATGAAGAAATCTGTGGCTGAGGCTCATCGAATGCTCTCGGCACGTTCT of the Monomorium pharaonis isolate MP-MQ-018 chromosome 11, ASM1337386v2, whole genome shotgun sequence genome contains:
- the LOC105839740 gene encoding pre-mRNA-splicing factor 38B isoform X2, yielding MQSQENEGADGSPWNNSSGCDEEHRPAPKEGKKSNVLPLWGNERTMNLNPLILTNIQSSHYFKVNLYELKTYHEVIDEIYYKVSHLEPWEKGSRKTAGQTGMCGGVRGVGAGGIVSTAYCLLYKLFTLRLTRKQLNGLINHPDSAYIRALGFMYIRYTQPPADLFSWYSDYLEDEEELDVKAGGGQVMKMGDILKQFLTKLEWFSTLFPRIPVPIQKDLELRLAERFPQQQVNARNAKPPITLNSKYGNKDGRKDNGNLTGSRNQQPRHIPDNETQWGEAERMSQWRARTDEDRKDKNRERDRERERLRERDRERARERDRERDRYSRRSSSRDRSRRQRDHRSRSRDKSYGDRSRDRHRDRDRHRER
- the LOC105839740 gene encoding pre-mRNA-splicing factor 38B isoform X3 — translated: MQSQENEGADGSPWNNSSGCDEEHRPAPKEGKKSNVLPLWGNERTMNLNPLILTNIQSSHYFKVNLYELKTYHEVIDEIYYKVSHLEPWEKGSRKTAGQTGMCGGVRGVGAGGIVSTAYCLLYKLFTLRLTRKQLNGLINHPDSAYIRALGFMYIRYTQPPADLFSWYSDYLEDEEELDVKAGGGQVMKMGDILKQFLTKLEWFSTLFPRIPVPIQKDLELRLAERFPQQQVNARNAKPPITLNSKYGNKDGRKDNGNLTGSRNQQPRHIPDNETQWGEAERMSQWRARCVHVN
- the LOC105839740 gene encoding pre-mRNA-splicing factor 38B isoform X1 is translated as MQSQENEGADGSPWNNSSGCDEEHRPAPKEGKKSNVLPLWGNERTMNLNPLILTNIQSSHYFKVNLYELKTYHEVIDEIYYKVSHLEPWEKGSRKTAGQTGMCGGVRGVGAGGIVSTAYCLLYKLFTLRLTRKQLNGLINHPDSAYIRALGFMYIRYTQPPADLFSWYSDYLEDEEELDVKAGGGQVMKMGDILKQFLTKLEWFSTLFPRIPVPIQKDLELRLAERFPQQQVNARNAKPPITLNSKYGNKDGRKDNGNLTGSRNQQPRHIPDNETQWGEAERMSQWRARTDEDRKDKNRERDRERERLRERDRERARERDRERDRYSRRSSSRDRSRRQRDHRSRSRDKSYGDRSRDRHRDRDRHRERRGSPYDYATELARERERQRRERERERD